A DNA window from Macadamia integrifolia cultivar HAES 741 chromosome 4, SCU_Mint_v3, whole genome shotgun sequence contains the following coding sequences:
- the LOC122077343 gene encoding ureide permease 3-like, whose amino-acid sequence MVGGIFIHVGNLAKQYSWAFVGLPVAEVIAASITVVIGSTLNYFLDNRINNAQILFPGVGCFLIAVFLGTAVHFSNSADNKAKLHQISEGYKDGAGTVKEFKEPALNNGDMENGNVDVNKPKAGSADFLIELENKRSIKVGGSTTLNIVAYHIILQFGSTDINHLFAYASVVTHTSICSPFDISETLLILIIF is encoded by the exons ATGGTTGGTGGGATATTCATCCATGTTGGGAACCTCGCTAAACAATATTCTTGGGCTTTTGTTGGTCTGCCAGTGGCAGAGGTAATTGCCGCGAGCATAACTGTTGTAATAG GCTCAACTTTGAATTACTTCTTAGACAATCGGATCAACAATGCTCAAATTCTTTTCCCAGGGGTCGGCTGCTTCCTCATTGCGGTTTTCCTAGGCACTGCAGTTCACTTCTCCAATTCAGCCGATAACAAAGCAAAGCTTCATCAAATTTCAGAAGGTTATAAAGATGGAGCAGG GACCGTTAAAGAGTTCAAAGAACCTGCACTGAACAACG GGGACATGGAGAATGGAAATGTCGATGTCAATAAGCCGAAAGCTGGAAGTGCAGACTTTCTCATAGAGCTTGAAAACAAAAGATCAATCAAGGTCGGTGGTTCCACTACATTGAACATTGTTGCTTACCATATAATTTTACAATTTGGGTCTACAGATATTAATCATTTATTTGCATATGCAAGTGTGGTTACCCACACATCTATATGTTCTCCTTTTGACATTAGTGAGACTCTGCTGATACTGATAATATTCTAA
- the LOC122076298 gene encoding ureide permease 1-like — WQVIGKSILIGYGITFFAGGCLALFSPLFNLATNDQWHLMKAGVPHLIVYTAFFYFSISAFLTSFILNVIFLYCPVLNTPKSSFKAYLNDWNGRSWALLAGILCGIGNGLQFMGGQAAGYAAADSVQALPLVGTFWGIVLFGEYRKSSKRTYILLVSMIAMFIVSVVLLMASSGQRATS; from the exons TGGCAGGTTATTGGAAAGAGTATTTTGATTGGTTATGGAATAACTTTCTTTGCTGGAGGTTGCTTAGCACTCTTCTCACCATTATTCAATTTGGCAACAAATGATCAGTGGCACTTAATGAAAGCAGGGGTTCCTCATTTGATTGTCTACACTGCATTTTTCTACTTCTCAATCTCTGCTTTCCTCACTTCTTTCATTCTAAATGTTATCTTCCTATACTGCCCTGTACTCAACACACCCAAATCCTCATTCAAGGCGTATCTGAATGATTGGAATGGTAGATCATGGGCCTTATTGGCTGGGATTCTGTGTGGGATTGGGAATGGTTTACAATTCATGGGAGGTCAAGCTGCAGGATATGCCGCAGCTGATTCTGTTCAG GCACTTCCTCTTGTGGGCACCTTCTGGGGAATAGTTCTGTTCGGAGAATATCGGAAGTCGTCGAAGAGAACATACATCTTGCTGGTGAGCATGATAGCCATGTTTATCGTGTCGGTAGTATTGCTCATGGCATCATCTGGGCAAAGGGCGACAAGCTGA
- the LOC122075091 gene encoding ureide permease 1-like isoform X2, whose translation MYVVENEGWAIACMLVSLFLLGTFPAIFTLLERRGRLPQHTYLDYSFANLFTAIIIPLTLGQIGDSKPDMPNFITQLSQLIEDWPCVLFAMAGGIVLSLGNIAQQYALALVGLSVMQVIASSMIVLIGTTLNYFLDNRINNAKILFPGTASFFIAICLGSALHSSNAADNKAKLTGFPNTNHDGTIETLVDGRWVLENGSSHPEKAKIGTADFLMELENKRAIKVCGKSTIIGLGITFFAGACFSLFSPAFNLATNDQWHTMKAGVPHLVVYTAFFYFTLSWFIISIILPMIFLYHPILNVPKSSLTAYLKDCDGRLWALLAGLLCGLANCFQFMGGQAAGYATADSVQALPLVSTFWGILVFGEYRRSSKRTYVLLVSMLLMFSVAVGVLMASAANRKTF comes from the exons TGGGTACTTTTCCTGCTATATTTACTCTCTTAGAGAGAAGGGGTCGGCTTCCTCAGCATACTTACCTGGATTACTCCTTTGCAAATCTCTTTACTGCCATCATCATTCCCTTGACTTTAGGTCAGATTGGAGATAGCAAGCCTGATATGCCCAACTTCATAACTCAGCTCTCTCAACTCATT GAAGATTGGCCCTGTGTTTTGTTCGCAATGGCAGGTGGGATTGTTCTCAGCCTCGGAAACATAGCTCAACAGTATGCATTGGCTTTAGTTGGTCTATCAGTTATGCAGGTGATTGCTTCAAGCATGATTGTGCTTATAG GAACAACCTTGAACTACTTCTTAGACAACCGAATTAACAATGCCAAGATTCTTTTCCCTGGCACTGCAAGCTTCTTCATTGCAATCTGTCTTGGATCTGCTCTTCACTCATCTAATGCAGCTGATAATAAAGCAAAACTTACTGGTTTCCCAAACACTAATCATGATGGAAC tatagAAACATTGGTAGATGGAAGATGGGTTTTGGAAAATGGAAGTAGTCATCCAGAGAAAGCAAAAATCGGAACTGCTGATTTCCTCATGGAGCTTGAGAACAAAAGAGCCATCAAGGTCTGTG GGAAGAGCACTATTATTGGACTGGGCATAACATTCTTCGCCGGTGCTTGCTTCTCCCTCTTCTCGCCTGCATTTAACCTGGCTACCAATGACCAATGGCATACCATGAAAGCAGGGGTTCCCCATTTGGTGGTTTACACTGCATTCTTCTACTTCACATTATCCTGGTTCATTATTTCCATCATCCTACCAATGATCTTCCTGTACCACCCCATACTCAATGTACCAAAGTCATCTCTAACAGCTTATCTAAAGGATTGTGATGGCAGATTGTGGGCCCTCTTGGCAGGCCTATTGTGTGGTCTTGCTAATTGTTTCCAATTCATGGGAGGTCAGGCTGCAGGGTATGCCACTGCTGATTCTGTTCAG GCACTTCCACTGGTGAGCACCTTCTGGGGCATACTTGTGTTTGGAGAATATCGGCGATCGTCCAAAAGAACATATGTGTTACTAGTGAGCATGCTGTTGATGTTTAGTGTGGCTGTGGGGGTGCTCATGGCATCAGCTGCAAATCGGAAGACCTTCTGA
- the LOC122075091 gene encoding ureide permease 1-like isoform X1, which produces MYVVENEGWAIACMLVSLFLLGTFPAIFTLLERRGRLPQHTYLDYSFANLFTAIIIPLTLGQIGDSKPDMPNFITQLSQLIEDWPCVLFAMAGGIVLSLGNIAQQYALALVGLSVMQVIASSMIVLIGTTLNYFLDNRINNAKILFPGTASFFIAICLGSALHSSNAADNKAKLTGFPNTNHDGTGTIETTGIELETSPDNDGRWVLENGSSHPEKAKIGTADFLMELENKRAIKVCGKSTIIGLGITFFAGACFSLFSPAFNLATNDQWHTMKAGVPHLVVYTAFFYFTLSWFIISIILPMIFLYHPILNVPKSSLTAYLKDCDGRLWALLAGLLCGLANCFQFMGGQAAGYATADSVQALPLVSTFWGILVFGEYRRSSKRTYVLLVSMLLMFSVAVGVLMASAANRKTF; this is translated from the exons TGGGTACTTTTCCTGCTATATTTACTCTCTTAGAGAGAAGGGGTCGGCTTCCTCAGCATACTTACCTGGATTACTCCTTTGCAAATCTCTTTACTGCCATCATCATTCCCTTGACTTTAGGTCAGATTGGAGATAGCAAGCCTGATATGCCCAACTTCATAACTCAGCTCTCTCAACTCATT GAAGATTGGCCCTGTGTTTTGTTCGCAATGGCAGGTGGGATTGTTCTCAGCCTCGGAAACATAGCTCAACAGTATGCATTGGCTTTAGTTGGTCTATCAGTTATGCAGGTGATTGCTTCAAGCATGATTGTGCTTATAG GAACAACCTTGAACTACTTCTTAGACAACCGAATTAACAATGCCAAGATTCTTTTCCCTGGCACTGCAAGCTTCTTCATTGCAATCTGTCTTGGATCTGCTCTTCACTCATCTAATGCAGCTGATAATAAAGCAAAACTTACTGGTTTCCCAAACACTAATCATGATGGAACAGG GACTATAGAAACAACAGGGATTGAATTAGAAACATCCCCAGACAATG ATGGAAGATGGGTTTTGGAAAATGGAAGTAGTCATCCAGAGAAAGCAAAAATCGGAACTGCTGATTTCCTCATGGAGCTTGAGAACAAAAGAGCCATCAAGGTCTGTG GGAAGAGCACTATTATTGGACTGGGCATAACATTCTTCGCCGGTGCTTGCTTCTCCCTCTTCTCGCCTGCATTTAACCTGGCTACCAATGACCAATGGCATACCATGAAAGCAGGGGTTCCCCATTTGGTGGTTTACACTGCATTCTTCTACTTCACATTATCCTGGTTCATTATTTCCATCATCCTACCAATGATCTTCCTGTACCACCCCATACTCAATGTACCAAAGTCATCTCTAACAGCTTATCTAAAGGATTGTGATGGCAGATTGTGGGCCCTCTTGGCAGGCCTATTGTGTGGTCTTGCTAATTGTTTCCAATTCATGGGAGGTCAGGCTGCAGGGTATGCCACTGCTGATTCTGTTCAG GCACTTCCACTGGTGAGCACCTTCTGGGGCATACTTGTGTTTGGAGAATATCGGCGATCGTCCAAAAGAACATATGTGTTACTAGTGAGCATGCTGTTGATGTTTAGTGTGGCTGTGGGGGTGCTCATGGCATCAGCTGCAAATCGGAAGACCTTCTGA
- the LOC122075091 gene encoding ureide permease 1-like isoform X4, producing MYVVENEGWAIACMLVSLFLLGTFPAIFTLLERRGRLPQHTYLDYSFANLFTAIIIPLTLGQIGDSKPDMPNFITQLSQLIEDWPCVLFAMAGGIVLSLGNIAQQYALALVGLSVMQVIASSMIVLIGTTLNYFLDNRINNAKILFPGTASFFIAICLGSALHSSNAADNKAKLTGFRTIETTGIELETSPDNGKEKAKIGTADFLMELENKRAIKVCGKSTIIGLGITFFAGACFSLFSPAFNLATNDQWHTMKAGVPHLVVYTAFFYFTLSWFIISIILPMIFLYHPILNVPKSSLTAYLKDCDGRLWALLAGLLCGLANCFQFMGGQAAGYATADSVQALPLVSTFWGILVFGEYRRSSKRTYVLLVSMLLMFSVAVGVLMASAANRKTF from the exons TGGGTACTTTTCCTGCTATATTTACTCTCTTAGAGAGAAGGGGTCGGCTTCCTCAGCATACTTACCTGGATTACTCCTTTGCAAATCTCTTTACTGCCATCATCATTCCCTTGACTTTAGGTCAGATTGGAGATAGCAAGCCTGATATGCCCAACTTCATAACTCAGCTCTCTCAACTCATT GAAGATTGGCCCTGTGTTTTGTTCGCAATGGCAGGTGGGATTGTTCTCAGCCTCGGAAACATAGCTCAACAGTATGCATTGGCTTTAGTTGGTCTATCAGTTATGCAGGTGATTGCTTCAAGCATGATTGTGCTTATAG GAACAACCTTGAACTACTTCTTAGACAACCGAATTAACAATGCCAAGATTCTTTTCCCTGGCACTGCAAGCTTCTTCATTGCAATCTGTCTTGGATCTGCTCTTCACTCATCTAATGCAGCTGATAATAAAGCAAAACTTACTGGTTT CAGGACTATAGAAACAACAGGGATTGAATTAGAAACATCCCCAGACAATGGTAAGGAA AAAGCAAAAATCGGAACTGCTGATTTCCTCATGGAGCTTGAGAACAAAAGAGCCATCAAGGTCTGTG GGAAGAGCACTATTATTGGACTGGGCATAACATTCTTCGCCGGTGCTTGCTTCTCCCTCTTCTCGCCTGCATTTAACCTGGCTACCAATGACCAATGGCATACCATGAAAGCAGGGGTTCCCCATTTGGTGGTTTACACTGCATTCTTCTACTTCACATTATCCTGGTTCATTATTTCCATCATCCTACCAATGATCTTCCTGTACCACCCCATACTCAATGTACCAAAGTCATCTCTAACAGCTTATCTAAAGGATTGTGATGGCAGATTGTGGGCCCTCTTGGCAGGCCTATTGTGTGGTCTTGCTAATTGTTTCCAATTCATGGGAGGTCAGGCTGCAGGGTATGCCACTGCTGATTCTGTTCAG GCACTTCCACTGGTGAGCACCTTCTGGGGCATACTTGTGTTTGGAGAATATCGGCGATCGTCCAAAAGAACATATGTGTTACTAGTGAGCATGCTGTTGATGTTTAGTGTGGCTGTGGGGGTGCTCATGGCATCAGCTGCAAATCGGAAGACCTTCTGA
- the LOC122075091 gene encoding ureide permease 2-like isoform X3: MYVVENEGWAIACMLVSLFLLGTFPAIFTLLERRGRLPQHTYLDYSFANLFTAIIIPLTLGQIGDSKPDMPNFITQLSQLIEDWPCVLFAMAGGIVLSLGNIAQQYALALVGLSVMQVIASSMIVLIGTTLNYFLDNRINNAKILFPGTASFFIAICLGSALHSSNAADNKAKLTGFPNTNHDGTGWVLENGSSHPEKAKIGTADFLMELENKRAIKVCGKSTIIGLGITFFAGACFSLFSPAFNLATNDQWHTMKAGVPHLVVYTAFFYFTLSWFIISIILPMIFLYHPILNVPKSSLTAYLKDCDGRLWALLAGLLCGLANCFQFMGGQAAGYATADSVQALPLVSTFWGILVFGEYRRSSKRTYVLLVSMLLMFSVAVGVLMASAANRKTF; encoded by the exons TGGGTACTTTTCCTGCTATATTTACTCTCTTAGAGAGAAGGGGTCGGCTTCCTCAGCATACTTACCTGGATTACTCCTTTGCAAATCTCTTTACTGCCATCATCATTCCCTTGACTTTAGGTCAGATTGGAGATAGCAAGCCTGATATGCCCAACTTCATAACTCAGCTCTCTCAACTCATT GAAGATTGGCCCTGTGTTTTGTTCGCAATGGCAGGTGGGATTGTTCTCAGCCTCGGAAACATAGCTCAACAGTATGCATTGGCTTTAGTTGGTCTATCAGTTATGCAGGTGATTGCTTCAAGCATGATTGTGCTTATAG GAACAACCTTGAACTACTTCTTAGACAACCGAATTAACAATGCCAAGATTCTTTTCCCTGGCACTGCAAGCTTCTTCATTGCAATCTGTCTTGGATCTGCTCTTCACTCATCTAATGCAGCTGATAATAAAGCAAAACTTACTGGTTTCCCAAACACTAATCATGATGGAACAGG ATGGGTTTTGGAAAATGGAAGTAGTCATCCAGAGAAAGCAAAAATCGGAACTGCTGATTTCCTCATGGAGCTTGAGAACAAAAGAGCCATCAAGGTCTGTG GGAAGAGCACTATTATTGGACTGGGCATAACATTCTTCGCCGGTGCTTGCTTCTCCCTCTTCTCGCCTGCATTTAACCTGGCTACCAATGACCAATGGCATACCATGAAAGCAGGGGTTCCCCATTTGGTGGTTTACACTGCATTCTTCTACTTCACATTATCCTGGTTCATTATTTCCATCATCCTACCAATGATCTTCCTGTACCACCCCATACTCAATGTACCAAAGTCATCTCTAACAGCTTATCTAAAGGATTGTGATGGCAGATTGTGGGCCCTCTTGGCAGGCCTATTGTGTGGTCTTGCTAATTGTTTCCAATTCATGGGAGGTCAGGCTGCAGGGTATGCCACTGCTGATTCTGTTCAG GCACTTCCACTGGTGAGCACCTTCTGGGGCATACTTGTGTTTGGAGAATATCGGCGATCGTCCAAAAGAACATATGTGTTACTAGTGAGCATGCTGTTGATGTTTAGTGTGGCTGTGGGGGTGCTCATGGCATCAGCTGCAAATCGGAAGACCTTCTGA